A window of the Vigna angularis cultivar LongXiaoDou No.4 chromosome 3, ASM1680809v1, whole genome shotgun sequence genome harbors these coding sequences:
- the LOC128195869 gene encoding uncharacterized protein LOC128195869, producing MFQQQFQSMRPVPSPIEEHVIPPPPTGRSGKGSCSASAIPEDDMDDGSPCLLYILEDTEMVLVARGTEFRSATVCHGMQLLEDEVKVSVDEMIIPDASVYVWGQ from the exons ATGTTCCAGCAGCAGTTTCAGAGCATGCGCCCGGTGCCGTCTCCTATAGAGGAACATGTTAtccctccccctcccacag ggagaagcgggaaaggaagttgttccgcatcagccatcccagaggatgacatggacgatggtagtccatgtctgctatacattttagaggatactgagatggtgctggtagctcgtggaacagagtttaggtcagcgactgtatgtcatggtatgcaactattagaggatgaggtgaaggtctcagtggatgaaatgatcatACCAGATGCCTCG gtatatgtctggggtcaGTAA